A section of the Elizabethkingia anophelis R26 genome encodes:
- the amaB gene encoding L-piperidine-6-carboxylate dehydrogenase — MAKTNQSFKIEKSLQHLGISKDNKGASSGTKFFATGKSIDSYSPVDGKLIASVKTASEKDYEKIIKLAQQASSEFRLMPAPKRGEIIRQFGLKLREYKDDLGKLVSYEMGKSLQEGWGEVQEMIDICDFAVGLSRQLHGFTMHSERSQHRMYEQYHPLGIVGIISAFNFPVAVWSWNAALALICGNAIIWKPSEKTPLCAVACQNIMAEVLKENNLPEGISNLVISDHVIGQKMVESKDVQLISFTGSTAVGREVASKVAGRFGKSILELGGNNAIIITENADLEMSIIGAVFGAVGTAGQRCTSTRRLIIHESVYDKVKTKLVKAYGQLKIGNPLDVNNHVGPLIDEKAVKQYEASIAKCKKEGGKFIVDGGLLKGKEYTSGCYVKPCIAEVKNSYEIVQHETFAPILYIMKYKTLEEAIALQNDVPQGLSSAIMTQNLREAELFLSHAGSDCGIANVNIGTSGAEIGGAFGGEKETGGGRESGSDAWKYYMRRQTNTINYGKDLPLAQGIKFNI; from the coding sequence ATGGCAAAAACCAATCAAAGTTTTAAAATCGAAAAATCTCTTCAGCATCTTGGAATTTCTAAAGACAATAAAGGTGCTTCTTCTGGAACCAAATTTTTTGCAACCGGGAAATCTATTGACTCTTATTCGCCGGTAGATGGTAAATTAATCGCAAGTGTAAAAACAGCTTCTGAAAAGGATTATGAGAAGATCATTAAACTTGCACAGCAGGCTTCTTCTGAGTTCAGGTTAATGCCTGCACCCAAAAGAGGGGAAATCATCAGACAATTCGGATTAAAACTAAGAGAATATAAAGACGACCTTGGTAAGCTGGTTTCTTATGAAATGGGAAAATCTCTTCAGGAAGGCTGGGGCGAGGTACAGGAAATGATTGATATATGTGATTTTGCAGTCGGATTATCCCGCCAGTTACACGGGTTCACCATGCATTCGGAACGTTCACAACACAGAATGTACGAACAATATCACCCGCTTGGAATTGTAGGAATTATATCTGCTTTTAATTTCCCGGTAGCGGTATGGAGCTGGAACGCAGCATTGGCCCTTATATGTGGTAATGCTATTATATGGAAGCCTTCTGAAAAAACACCACTTTGTGCTGTAGCCTGTCAGAATATTATGGCCGAAGTTCTGAAAGAGAATAACCTGCCGGAAGGGATTTCCAATCTGGTCATCAGCGATCATGTAATAGGGCAGAAGATGGTAGAAAGTAAAGATGTCCAGTTAATATCATTTACCGGTTCTACGGCTGTAGGAAGAGAGGTTGCTTCCAAAGTTGCCGGGCGTTTCGGTAAATCTATATTAGAGTTAGGCGGCAACAACGCTATTATCATTACTGAAAATGCAGATCTGGAAATGTCCATTATCGGTGCTGTATTTGGCGCTGTTGGAACAGCAGGACAAAGATGTACTTCTACAAGGCGACTGATTATCCACGAGAGTGTATATGATAAAGTTAAAACTAAGCTTGTAAAAGCTTATGGGCAGTTAAAAATCGGAAATCCTTTAGATGTAAATAATCATGTAGGCCCACTAATCGATGAAAAGGCTGTTAAACAGTACGAAGCCTCTATTGCAAAATGCAAAAAGGAAGGTGGGAAATTCATTGTTGACGGAGGACTACTAAAAGGAAAAGAATATACTTCAGGCTGCTACGTAAAACCATGCATTGCTGAAGTGAAAAATTCATACGAAATCGTACAGCATGAAACCTTTGCACCAATACTTTATATTATGAAGTATAAAACGCTTGAAGAAGCAATTGCTTTACAAAACGATGTTCCACAAGGTCTTTCTTCAGCGATTATGACGCAAAATCTTAGAGAAGCAGAATTATTCCTGTCACACGCAGGATCAGACTGTGGAATAGCTAATGTAAATATAGGAACTTCAGGCGCCGAGATTGGAGGAGCATTCGGTGGAGAAAAAGAAACCGGTGGCGGGAGAGAATCGGGATCTGACGCTTGGAAATATTATATGAGAAGGCAGACCAATACTATTAACTATGGTAAAGATTTACCGTTAGCTCAGGGAATTAAATTCAATATTTAA
- the lat gene encoding L-lysine 6-transaminase: MNNIVDNNQVKETLGRHILADGLDMVMDFERSHGSVIVDNLSGKEYLDMFSMFASAAVGYNHPYILKHQDWLGKHATYKPTLSDVYLQEYADFLKVFERVVIPEELQYCFFIEGGALAVENALKTAFDWKTRKNWQKGSKTEASMVIHFQQAFHGRSGYTLSLTNTADPRKHQYFPKFDWPRVINPKLTFPVTEENLAHTIEQEGKALLHIQEAILANPNKVACIIIEPIQAEGGDNHFRPEFFQELRRICDENEILLIFDEVQTGIGITGKMFMFQHIGVVPDIISFGKKTQVCGILASKEKLDEVEHHVFKESSRINSTFGGNFVDMLRLKLMLEIIENENLLENVQKQGLFLMEGLIQLQNRYPDYLSNARGVGIMCAIDFPSKELRNKVQQQLFTEEDILILPCGERSLRFRPHLNVQQSDLSKVLSAINSIVSKI, encoded by the coding sequence ATGAACAATATTGTAGATAACAATCAGGTAAAAGAAACTTTAGGCAGACATATTCTTGCAGACGGACTGGATATGGTAATGGATTTTGAAAGGTCACACGGCTCTGTAATTGTAGATAATCTTTCAGGTAAAGAATATCTGGATATGTTTTCTATGTTTGCTTCGGCAGCTGTAGGCTACAACCACCCATATATACTAAAACATCAGGATTGGTTAGGCAAACATGCAACTTATAAGCCTACACTAAGTGATGTTTACTTACAAGAATATGCAGATTTTTTAAAAGTATTTGAAAGAGTTGTTATACCGGAAGAATTACAATATTGTTTCTTTATTGAAGGTGGTGCGTTAGCAGTAGAAAATGCATTGAAAACAGCTTTCGACTGGAAAACCAGAAAGAACTGGCAAAAAGGAAGCAAGACAGAGGCATCTATGGTCATTCATTTTCAACAGGCATTTCATGGACGTTCTGGCTATACATTGTCTTTAACTAATACGGCGGATCCAAGAAAGCATCAGTATTTCCCAAAATTCGACTGGCCAAGAGTTATCAATCCGAAACTAACATTTCCTGTGACAGAAGAAAACCTGGCTCATACGATTGAACAGGAAGGAAAAGCTTTACTCCATATTCAGGAAGCAATTCTGGCTAATCCTAATAAAGTTGCCTGTATAATTATAGAACCAATTCAGGCTGAAGGTGGTGACAATCATTTCCGTCCTGAGTTTTTTCAGGAACTAAGACGTATTTGTGATGAAAATGAAATTTTATTAATTTTCGATGAAGTACAAACAGGAATAGGCATTACCGGAAAGATGTTTATGTTCCAACATATTGGCGTAGTTCCGGATATCATTAGTTTTGGTAAGAAGACCCAGGTATGTGGAATTCTTGCCAGTAAAGAAAAACTGGATGAAGTTGAGCATCACGTTTTCAAAGAATCATCAAGAATCAATTCGACATTCGGGGGTAACTTTGTCGATATGCTTCGCCTGAAGCTAATGCTTGAAATTATTGAAAACGAAAACCTGTTGGAGAATGTGCAAAAGCAAGGACTTTTTCTGATGGAAGGTCTAATACAACTACAAAACCGTTACCCTGATTATCTGTCCAATGCCAGGGGAGTAGGGATTATGTGTGCAATTGATTTCCCTTCAAAAGAACTAAGAAATAAAGTTCAGCAGCAGTTGTTTACGGAAGAAGATATCCTGATTCTGCCATGTGGAGAAAGGTCATTACGTTTCCGTCCACACCTTAATGTTCAGCAATCGGATTTGAGCAAAGTATTATCTGCTATAAATTCTATTGTTTCTAAAATTTAA
- a CDS encoding DUF2007 domain-containing protein has product MDLNTKVSVFEGDKPQEVQLIKSKLEEAGIEAEIDNSYMSFLSTPTATNLKVKVYLRDEKKAFDVIDHYLKEFNNN; this is encoded by the coding sequence ATGGATTTGAATACAAAGGTGTCGGTTTTTGAAGGAGACAAACCACAAGAAGTACAATTAATAAAGTCTAAATTGGAAGAAGCAGGGATAGAGGCAGAAATTGATAACTCATATATGTCATTTCTTTCTACTCCAACTGCTACAAACCTAAAAGTAAAAGTGTATCTGAGAGATGAGAAAAAAGCTTTCGATGTTATAGATCACTATTTAAAAGAATTTAATAACAATTAA
- a CDS encoding bacteriocin-like protein, protein MKNLKKLSRENLKEISGGYRMCPEDGNCGDGFCCAPGGCRSIAGAGPKTYLCYAPMY, encoded by the coding sequence ATGAAAAATTTAAAAAAACTTTCAAGAGAGAATTTAAAAGAAATTAGTGGTGGATACAGAATGTGCCCTGAAGATGGAAATTGTGGTGATGGATTTTGTTGCGCCCCAGGAGGTTGTAGAAGTATAGCCGGAGCAGGACCCAAAACATATCTTTGCTACGCCCCAATGTATTAA
- a CDS encoding C40 family peptidase — translation MIKKIFLLSIFSLFIISCSSSKVVTKRPTGGKNYALRNLNSNFSGSNSRKVDKLLRTAEDYMGTPYKFGGVTRSGMDCSGFITTVYDSQDVNLPRRSEDQSREGREISIKNVIPGDLLFFATSGGSRVSHVGIVHTIRDGEVNFIHASTSKGVMISSLNEKYWNKAYLSARRVL, via the coding sequence ATGATAAAAAAGATATTCTTACTCAGTATTTTTTCTTTATTCATTATTTCATGTTCTTCTTCCAAGGTAGTGACTAAGAGACCTACGGGCGGGAAAAACTATGCCTTAAGAAATCTTAATTCGAATTTCAGCGGAAGCAATTCCCGTAAAGTAGACAAGCTTTTACGTACTGCTGAGGATTATATGGGAACACCCTATAAATTTGGTGGTGTAACAAGATCTGGAATGGATTGTTCCGGATTTATTACTACAGTATATGATAGCCAGGATGTAAACCTTCCGCGAAGATCCGAAGACCAGTCTCGTGAAGGCAGAGAAATTTCTATAAAAAATGTAATTCCGGGAGATCTTTTATTTTTTGCAACATCCGGAGGCTCACGCGTTTCCCACGTTGGGATTGTCCATACAATTAGAGATGGAGAAGTCAATTTCATTCATGCTTCTACAAGCAAAGGAGTGATGATCTCTTCACTGAATGAAAAATATTGGAATAAAGCCTATTTAAGTGCCAGAAGAGTCTTATAA
- a CDS encoding 2,3,4,5-tetrahydropyridine-2,6-dicarboxylate N-succinyltransferase, with product MSLQETIEKIWDNRDLLQDKENQEIIREVIMQLDLGELRVAEPTENGWKVNEWVKKAVVMYFPIQKMTTIEVGPFEFHDKIPLKKNYADKGVRVVPHAIARHGSFVAPGVIMMPSYVNIGAYVDSGTMVDTWATVGSCAQIGKNVHLSGGVGIGGVLEPLQAAPVIIEDDCFVGSRCIVVEGVHVEKEAVLGANVVLTASTKIIDVTGDEPVELKGRVPARSVVIPGSYTKKFPAGEFQVPCALIIGKRKESTDLKTSLNDALREHNVAV from the coding sequence ATGAGTTTGCAAGAGACAATTGAGAAAATCTGGGATAACAGAGATTTACTACAAGATAAAGAAAACCAGGAAATCATTCGTGAGGTAATTATGCAGTTGGATTTAGGAGAGCTACGTGTAGCTGAGCCTACTGAAAACGGATGGAAGGTAAACGAATGGGTAAAGAAAGCTGTTGTAATGTATTTCCCTATTCAGAAGATGACTACTATTGAGGTTGGACCTTTTGAATTCCATGATAAAATCCCGTTAAAGAAAAACTACGCAGATAAAGGTGTAAGAGTTGTTCCTCATGCTATTGCAAGACACGGAAGCTTTGTTGCTCCGGGTGTTATTATGATGCCTTCTTATGTAAATATTGGTGCTTACGTAGATAGTGGTACAATGGTAGACACATGGGCAACAGTAGGAAGCTGTGCACAGATTGGTAAAAATGTTCACCTGAGTGGTGGTGTTGGTATCGGTGGTGTACTAGAACCATTACAAGCTGCTCCTGTTATTATTGAAGACGACTGTTTCGTGGGTTCCCGTTGTATTGTTGTAGAAGGAGTTCATGTAGAAAAAGAAGCTGTATTAGGTGCTAATGTTGTATTAACAGCGTCTACCAAAATTATCGATGTAACCGGTGACGAACCAGTAGAATTAAAAGGTCGGGTTCCGGCAAGAAGTGTAGTTATTCCGGGAAGTTATACTAAGAAATTTCCGGCTGGGGAATTCCAGGTTCCTTGCGCCCTTATCATAGGTAAAAGAAAAGAGTCTACAGATCTTAAGACGTCATTGAATGACGCTTTAAGAGAGCATAATGTAGCTGTATAG
- a CDS encoding glycosyltransferase family 87 protein, whose protein sequence is MIRNTVFRLWSKYGKFIEQPKYIFSIYILVAVFSAIAKYRGGPSKYNNYLIFKNVFRNTLLQQNLYLEYPLLHFDKNHYGIIFSALIAPFTVLPDWLGMILWNIANVGLFIYAVKQLPFSEKMKSFFAWLCFQELITAMVSFQFNVALTGLIILSACFIYQRKESQSAIAILLGTFVKIYGIVGLSSFFFVRNKKRFIVTLIIGAAAFLAIPMLYSSVHFGLQSYTDWYVELVKKNNDNQVLGNMQDISLMGIVRRVMGDANISNLWFIAVGLPLFALPYLRIKQYKNQAFQLMILASTLLFTVLFSSGSESPTYIIAVAGVMIWYLIQKDKTAFVNSLMLFVLILTCFSMSDLFPKYLKQNYIIKYSLKALPCCIVWFRITYELLTKDFNKNYQLQQNEEN, encoded by the coding sequence ATGATACGAAATACTGTTTTTAGACTTTGGTCTAAATACGGAAAATTCATAGAGCAACCGAAATATATCTTTAGTATTTATATTTTGGTTGCTGTATTTTCTGCTATTGCCAAATACAGGGGAGGTCCGTCTAAATACAACAACTATCTGATCTTTAAAAATGTTTTCAGAAATACCCTCCTTCAACAAAATCTTTATTTAGAATATCCACTTTTACATTTCGATAAAAATCATTACGGAATCATATTCAGTGCACTTATTGCTCCGTTTACTGTTTTACCGGACTGGTTAGGAATGATTTTATGGAATATTGCTAATGTAGGTTTATTCATTTACGCTGTAAAGCAATTGCCATTTTCCGAAAAAATGAAATCTTTTTTTGCATGGTTATGCTTCCAGGAGCTTATTACAGCTATGGTAAGTTTCCAATTTAATGTCGCATTAACAGGGCTTATTATACTATCTGCTTGTTTTATTTATCAGAGAAAAGAAAGCCAGTCGGCTATTGCTATACTTTTAGGAACTTTTGTTAAAATTTATGGTATAGTAGGGCTTAGCTCATTTTTCTTTGTCCGGAATAAAAAGAGGTTTATTGTAACACTGATTATTGGTGCGGCTGCATTTTTAGCTATTCCTATGCTTTATTCATCTGTACATTTTGGACTACAATCCTATACCGACTGGTATGTAGAGCTGGTGAAAAAGAATAATGATAATCAGGTTCTGGGAAATATGCAGGACATATCTTTAATGGGGATTGTAAGGAGAGTTATGGGAGATGCCAATATATCCAATTTATGGTTTATAGCTGTTGGGTTGCCTTTGTTTGCTTTGCCATATCTTCGAATTAAACAATATAAAAATCAGGCTTTTCAGCTGATGATATTAGCCTCAACTTTATTATTCACGGTGCTGTTTAGTTCTGGTTCCGAATCCCCAACATATATTATTGCAGTTGCCGGAGTTATGATCTGGTATCTTATTCAGAAGGACAAAACCGCTTTTGTGAATAGCCTGATGCTTTTTGTACTGATTTTAACCTGTTTTAGTATGTCAGATTTATTCCCTAAATATTTGAAACAAAACTACATCATAAAATACTCTTTAAAGGCATTGCCTTGCTGCATTGTATGGTTTAGAATTACTTATGAATTACTGACAAAGGATTTTAATAAAAACTATCAATTGCAGCAAAATGAAGAAAATTAA
- a CDS encoding glycosyltransferase family 2 protein, with translation MKKINIVIPAHNEEKNVPIMRERIAAVFSSLKDYTYEIIFVNDGSRDTTQQVLEELAAQYPEVRYIELSRNFGHQAALKAGLDNADGNAVISMDGDLQHPPELIPQLIKEWENGHDIVYTIRRYNENISLSKKLTSDIYYKIISSMSDFTIEKGAGADFRLLDAKVIEEIRQNHESDLFIRGLVKWVGYKQKGIKFVAADRENGISQYTINKMFKLALTGVTSFSVKPLYFAAYLGFFFSALSLLYVPYVIYSFMNGSEISGWASLIMTIVFFGGLQLVMLGIIGIYLGKVFKQVKDRPLFIIRSKNF, from the coding sequence ATGAAGAAAATTAATATTGTAATACCAGCCCATAATGAGGAAAAGAATGTTCCTATAATGAGGGAGCGTATCGCTGCTGTATTTTCTTCATTAAAAGATTATACTTATGAGATTATCTTTGTTAACGATGGTAGCAGGGATACTACCCAGCAGGTTCTAGAAGAGCTGGCAGCCCAATATCCTGAGGTCAGGTATATAGAGCTTTCCCGTAATTTTGGTCATCAGGCGGCCCTGAAGGCGGGATTGGATAATGCTGATGGCAATGCTGTGATTTCTATGGACGGTGACCTGCAACACCCGCCGGAACTAATTCCGCAGCTTATTAAAGAGTGGGAAAACGGACACGATATAGTATATACTATCAGAAGATATAATGAGAATATTTCTTTAAGTAAAAAACTGACTTCAGACATCTATTATAAAATAATCTCCTCCATGTCCGATTTTACTATAGAAAAAGGGGCAGGTGCAGATTTTAGATTACTGGATGCTAAAGTTATAGAAGAAATAAGACAAAATCATGAGTCAGATCTTTTTATACGTGGATTGGTAAAATGGGTAGGCTACAAACAGAAAGGGATAAAATTTGTTGCTGCTGACCGTGAAAATGGAATCAGTCAGTATACGATAAACAAAATGTTTAAGTTAGCATTAACGGGAGTAACATCCTTTAGTGTTAAGCCATTGTATTTTGCTGCTTATTTAGGTTTTTTCTTTTCTGCTTTATCACTACTATATGTGCCTTATGTTATCTATTCATTTATGAACGGGAGTGAAATATCCGGATGGGCATCTCTTATCATGACAATAGTTTTCTTTGGGGGACTGCAATTGGTGATGCTCGGTATTATAGGTATTTATTTGGGTAAGGTATTCAAGCAGGTTAAAGACAGACCTCTATTTATTATAAGATCTAAAAATTTTTAA
- a CDS encoding polysaccharide deacetylase family protein: MILLSFDIEEFDMPLEYEGTIPFEEQLQVSRNGLQNILAILKKHNAKATFFSTVVFAENNKDLIEQLLSDGHELASHTWYHSEFSIEDLKKSRERLQEVFGTDIIGLRMPRMMEVKAAEVEKAGYTYNSSVNPTWLPGRYNNLKVSRRYFPQGNVLQIPASVSPWRIPLFWLSFHNFPVSVYRYLAKRAIKKDGYLNIYFHPWEFMDITKKAYALPSYTSVNTGDKMVQRFDEFVQWLKQNQYRFGTFKDFLETIKK; the protein is encoded by the coding sequence ATGATTCTATTAAGTTTTGACATAGAAGAATTTGATATGCCTCTGGAATATGAGGGAACAATTCCGTTTGAAGAGCAATTACAAGTGTCCAGAAACGGATTACAAAATATATTAGCCATTCTAAAAAAACATAATGCCAAAGCAACTTTCTTTTCGACCGTTGTTTTTGCAGAAAATAATAAAGACCTGATTGAGCAACTGCTTTCAGATGGTCATGAGCTGGCATCACATACCTGGTATCATTCAGAATTTTCAATTGAAGATTTGAAGAAATCCAGAGAAAGACTTCAGGAAGTCTTCGGTACTGACATTATAGGACTCCGAATGCCAAGGATGATGGAAGTAAAGGCAGCAGAAGTAGAGAAAGCTGGTTATACTTATAATTCGTCAGTTAATCCTACATGGCTTCCGGGAAGGTATAATAACCTGAAAGTTAGCAGAAGATACTTTCCGCAGGGAAATGTACTTCAGATTCCTGCATCGGTTTCACCATGGAGAATACCATTGTTCTGGTTATCTTTTCATAATTTTCCTGTAAGTGTTTACAGATACTTAGCAAAGCGTGCAATAAAAAAAGATGGATATCTTAATATTTATTTCCACCCTTGGGAATTTATGGATATTACTAAGAAAGCCTATGCTTTACCTTCTTATACATCTGTAAACACGGGTGATAAAATGGTACAGAGATTCGATGAATTTGTACAATGGCTGAAGCAAAATCAATATAGATTTGGTACTTTTAAAGACTTCTTAGAAACAATAAAAAAATGA
- a CDS encoding glycosyltransferase family 4 protein, translating to MKIGYDAKRFFHNTSGLGNYSRDLVRTLAEYFPENEYLLFAKNTSERTKGLLERSNIIFRKISKGNLARQMKMGKDAQNEECEIFHGLSGELPLKWNNKKIKKVVTIHDLIFLKYPQFYSFFDRKIHTWKFKKATKDSDLIIAISEQTKKDIMEYFKTPESKIKVIYQTCHEAFKQSFSEEELTAVKIKFKLPERFILNVGTVEERKNLFSVVKAIKGTNIPLVVVGRETKYSQRIRRFIAQNEMEGQVYFLTNVNMTELAQIYQLADVFIYPSLYEGFGIPVIEALFSKTPVITSNVSCLPESGGPDTLYVNPTNTEDIKSKVLHLWENPDEGKRRAENSFQFVQKFNEKEIAGEVMQSYINILK from the coding sequence ATGAAGATAGGTTACGACGCGAAACGCTTCTTTCATAATACATCGGGACTTGGGAATTACTCACGTGATTTAGTACGTACACTCGCTGAATATTTCCCGGAAAACGAATATTTATTGTTTGCCAAAAATACATCTGAAAGAACAAAAGGTCTTTTAGAACGCAGCAACATTATCTTCAGAAAAATAAGCAAAGGTAATCTTGCCCGCCAGATGAAAATGGGGAAGGATGCTCAGAATGAAGAGTGTGAAATTTTTCATGGTTTATCGGGTGAACTACCGCTAAAATGGAATAATAAAAAGATAAAAAAGGTTGTAACTATCCACGATCTTATTTTTCTGAAATATCCCCAGTTTTATTCTTTTTTCGACCGCAAAATACATACATGGAAGTTTAAAAAAGCAACAAAAGACTCAGATCTTATTATTGCAATTAGCGAACAGACAAAGAAGGATATTATGGAGTATTTTAAAACTCCCGAATCCAAAATAAAAGTAATTTATCAAACCTGCCACGAAGCTTTTAAACAGAGCTTTTCCGAAGAAGAATTAACGGCTGTAAAAATAAAATTCAAATTACCGGAACGCTTTATCCTGAATGTTGGTACAGTGGAAGAGCGTAAAAACCTTTTTTCAGTTGTAAAAGCTATAAAAGGTACCAATATTCCATTGGTAGTTGTTGGAAGAGAAACTAAATATAGTCAGAGAATCAGAAGATTCATTGCCCAGAATGAAATGGAGGGGCAGGTATATTTCCTTACCAATGTGAATATGACTGAACTGGCACAGATCTATCAACTGGCAGATGTATTTATTTATCCTAGTTTATATGAAGGTTTTGGTATTCCGGTTATAGAGGCTCTTTTTTCTAAAACACCGGTTATTACAAGTAATGTAAGCTGTCTTCCTGAATCAGGAGGGCCAGATACTCTCTATGTAAATCCAACGAATACAGAGGATATTAAATCTAAAGTATTACACTTATGGGAAAATCCTGATGAAGGAAAAAGAAGAGCAGAAAATTCCTTTCAGTTTGTTCAGAAATTTAATGAAAAAGAAATTGCAGGTGAGGTAATGCAGAGCTATATAAATATTTTAAAGTAA
- a CDS encoding DUF962 domain-containing protein: MAQKIDNYKDFYSFYLTEHKDYTCRILHFTGTALVFTLLLYALFSEEYYLLWFVPVVGYGFAWVGHAFFERNRPATFTYPLWSLISDFRLFFELLIGKQKFKI, translated from the coding sequence ATGGCCCAGAAAATAGATAACTACAAAGATTTTTATAGTTTTTACCTTACTGAGCATAAAGATTATACCTGCAGAATATTACACTTTACAGGTACAGCACTAGTATTTACACTTTTACTATATGCACTTTTCTCAGAGGAATATTATCTCCTTTGGTTTGTTCCGGTTGTTGGGTATGGCTTTGCCTGGGTTGGTCATGCTTTTTTCGAAAGAAACAGGCCGGCAACATTTACCTACCCTTTATGGAGCCTGATTTCAGATTTCAGACTCTTCTTTGAATTATTAATAGGCAAACAAAAATTTAAAATATAA
- the trpA gene encoding tryptophan synthase subunit alpha — protein MKKLNIYFTAGVPQLNDTAQIMKTIQSAGADMIEVGIPYSDPVADGPVIQKSDELALQNGMTIAKLFEQLKTVKDEINIPVILMGYLNPVLKFGFEKFCQECQASGISGLILPDLPPIEFEKKYQKILEQYGINFTFLVTPETSDERIQYLDSLSSGFLYAVSSSSTTGTNQEIDNDAYFKRLKSLNLKNQVLIGFSIKNKADFDKVTQHADGAIIGSAFVKILLENQEWESKAAEFIKSIK, from the coding sequence ATGAAAAAACTCAATATATATTTTACTGCCGGAGTTCCTCAGCTGAATGATACAGCACAAATAATGAAGACTATTCAGTCTGCCGGTGCCGATATGATAGAAGTGGGAATCCCATATAGTGATCCTGTTGCAGATGGTCCTGTTATTCAGAAGTCCGATGAATTGGCTTTACAAAACGGAATGACCATTGCCAAGCTTTTTGAACAATTGAAGACAGTAAAAGATGAAATCAATATTCCGGTAATTCTTATGGGATACCTGAATCCTGTTTTAAAATTCGGTTTCGAAAAATTCTGTCAGGAATGCCAGGCTTCTGGTATTTCAGGATTAATACTTCCTGATTTACCTCCTATAGAATTTGAAAAGAAATATCAAAAAATTTTGGAGCAATATGGTATCAATTTTACTTTTTTGGTAACTCCGGAAACTTCTGATGAAAGAATTCAGTATCTTGATAGCTTAAGTTCAGGATTTCTCTATGCCGTAAGCAGCTCTTCTACTACCGGTACCAACCAGGAAATTGACAATGATGCTTATTTCAAACGTCTAAAATCCCTAAATCTGAAAAATCAGGTTCTTATTGGTTTTAGTATTAAAAATAAAGCTGACTTTGACAAAGTAACGCAGCATGCAGATGGTGCAATTATAGGTTCTGCTTTTGTGAAAATTCTTTTAGAAAATCAGGAATGGGAAAGCAAAGCTGCAGAATTTATCAAATCTATTAAATAA